The following coding sequences lie in one Bacteroidota bacterium genomic window:
- a CDS encoding type B 50S ribosomal protein L31, which yields MKKDIHPKNYRLVAFKDMSNDHVFLTKSAAQTRDTLTFEGVEYPLIKIEISNTSHPFYTGKMKLVDTAGRVDKYLNRYKDHLKK from the coding sequence ATGAAAAAAGACATTCATCCTAAAAATTATCGGTTGGTTGCATTTAAAGATATGTCCAACGACCATGTTTTTCTTACAAAATCGGCTGCTCAAACAAGGGACACCTTAACGTTTGAAGGAGTTGAGTACCCGTTAATTAAGATCGAAATCTCAAATACTTCGCATCCTTTTTATACCGGTAAGATGAAATTGGTTGATACGGCAGGGCGTGTTGATAAGTATCTGAACCGTTATAAAGATCATTTGAAAAAGTAG